One Lycium barbarum isolate Lr01 chromosome 5, ASM1917538v2, whole genome shotgun sequence genomic window carries:
- the LOC132639256 gene encoding uncharacterized protein LOC132639256, whose protein sequence is MADESTSGRVTRSIPRTLQNLDSPSFDLGISQQQHDVDAASAEKFVAERRSKKIHDPSRIRIPSTMQVDTEVQGQLFRCFMVRELKRSNSDAFVIDINGTELTFGLFEFALITGLKCYGDEVVFDEGSNRLLDQYFGGSGNSVLKMTLNKCFEDKDWGVGDNADEDAVKIAILYFIHNYIFSSEKRNVTVPRHHFDLVESEQYNEHTWGKEAFDDLIKSIHHKMDKPKQFYCLRGFPFAMQVWIYECCSNVDPHLMVKTGSRIPRMFNWRTVNPKPSVNYLMLGMFKDSEDISCKFNNIVPTISEVEKLGLRAYLVNRRAPPPQTHQEEENEYADFTTTPPHVAAAKKTQKNDASKSPPHKKTRKMSTAALLVQKSPTTIPKKPTVGQSSKKSASVVDKPVQSKEKEKAAPSVHRVPVDDVSTSKSVDLTSLRHELNQFKKEVLAEFKVVFTELKDLRKTIDKNFKKVLEHVKGKQNSKKEDDSETHVPLHDGNIHQQADDYMDHGDDIHMETDTGDLHPTEEKGLESDVQVGIGNDSGDTLKASTEEIAEGGDHSGEPKTSVERPVDPTEEKGIAPDIQVDICNESGDTMEASTEDIAEGGDLSGEPKTSVERSGKHTMEEQKCSDDSNNSEMIAQVLANIAESEMTNEQVHAEKTKENTSSTVLEEPQTAVCNAQPLSQWLLPDEYLPRQTPGKEIMLHPSVTRATRPSSSSGKNHVHGFDKKYPFQIDPITGPLDVQMVDEYRTWLRNGLLKEQRRPLQKKMTVFDNGVKFNFGITTVNDKNWVYLLSMDGQLWNDERIDVVHHAYRNVETQTNVTNEEQVLIEYVKGHKLIANVPWHTVDNVLIPMNIQEENHWLLRMRYGALLWDYAEGKVADNAESDNEVPPRPIWPTIDYDTVDAIDV, encoded by the exons atggcggatgaaagcacATCTGGTAGGGTTACAAGAAGTATCCCACGTACTCTTCAAAATTTAGATTCTCCTTCTTTTGATTTGGGTATTTCTCAGCAACAACATGATGTTGATGCAGCTTCTGCTGAGAAATTTGTTGCTGAAAGGAGATCTAAGAAAATCCATGATCCTTCCAGAATCAGAATTCCTTCAACT ATGCAAGTTGACACCGAGGTGCAGGGTCAGTTATTTAGGTGTTTTATGGTTAGGGAGTTGAAGCGTAGTAATAGCGATGCGTTTGTTATCGATATTAACGGGACCGAATTGACATTCGGTCTTTTTGAATTTGCTTTAATTACTGGTTTGAAGTGTTACGGGGATGAAGTTGTTTTTGACGAGGGTTCTAATAGATTGTTGGATCAATATTTCGGTGGTTCTGGTAATAGTGTTTTAAAGATGACTTTAAATAAGTGCTTTGAAGACAAAGATTGGGGGGTTGGTGATAACGCAGATGAAGATGCTGTAAAGATTGCTATCCTGTATTTCATTCATAATTACATATTTTCAAGTGAAAAGAGGAACGTCACAGTCCCAAGACATCATTTTGACTTGGTGGAGAGTGAACAGTACAATGAACATACTTGGGGTAAGGAAGCAtttgatgatttgattaagaGTATTCACCACAAGATGGACAAGCCGAAGCAGTTTTATTGTCTACGGGGTTTCCCTTTTGCTATGCAAGTGTGGATATATGAGTGTTGCTCTAATGTTGACCCTCATTTAATGGTTAAAACCGGAAGCCGAATCCCAAGAATGTTTAATTGGAGAACAGTGAACCCAAAGCCATCTGTTAACTACTTGATGTTGGGCATGTTTAAGGACAGTGAG GACATTAGTTGTAAATTCAACAACATTGTTCCGACCATATCAGAGGTTGAGAAGCTTGGTCTGCGTGCATATCTGGTCAACAGACGTGCACCACCACCCCAAACACACCAAGAGGAGGAAAATGAATATGCTGATTTTACCACAACACCTCCACATGTTGCCGCtgccaagaaaactcaaaagaACGATGCTTCAAAATCTCCACCGCACAAGAAGACCAGGAAGATGTCGACGGCAGCATTGCTTGTTCAGAAGTCACCAACCACTATCCCAAAAAAACCTACAGTTGGACAATCATCTAAAAAATCTGCTTCGGTGGTAGATAAGCCAGTTCAatcaaaggaaaaagaaaaagctgCTCCAAGTGTCCACCGCGTTCCTGTTGACGACGTATCAACCAGCAAATCAGTTGACCTCACAAGTTTGAGGCATGAACTTAATCAATTTAAGAAGGAA GTGCTTGCTGAATTTAAGGTTGTTTTTACTGAGCTCAAGGATCTTCGCAAAACTATTGATAAAAATTTCAAAAAGGTTTTGGAACATGTCAAAGGGAAACAAAACTCAAAAAAg GAAGATGACAGTGAAACTCATGTTCCTTTACATGATGGCAACATACATCAACAAGCTGATGATTACATGGACCATGGTGACGATATTCACATGGAGACTGATACGGGTGATTTGCATCCAAcagag GAGAAGGGTCTTGAATCGGATGTTCAAGTCGGTATTGGCAATGATAGCGGCGATACGCTGAAAGCTTCAACCGAAGAGATTGCGGAAGGAGGTGATCATTCAGGAGAACCGAAGACTTCGGTTGAACGTCCGGTGGATCCAACAGAG gaaaagggTATTGCACCGGATATTCAAGTTGATATTTGCAATGAGAGCGGCGATACGATGGAAGCTTCAACCGAAGACATTGCAGAAGGAGGTGATCTTTCAGGGGAACCGAAGACTTCGGTTGAACGTTCGGGGAAACATACTATGGAAGAGCAAAAATGTTCTGATGATTCAAATAATTCTGAG ATGATCGCACAGGTGCTAGCAAATATAGCAGAATCAGAAATGACCAACGAACAAGTTCACGCAGAAAAAACCAAGGAAAACACCAGCTCAACTGTCTTAGAGGAACCCCAGACAGCAGTTTGTAACGCGCAGCCGTTGTCTCAGTGGTTGTTGCCTGATGAGTATTTACCAAGACAAACCCCAGGGAAAGAAATCATGTTACATCCATCAGTCACACGAGCTACACGCCCCA GTAGTAGTTCGGGCAAGAATCATGTACATGGGTTTGATAAAAAATATCCATTCCAGATAGATCCCATTACTGGTCCACTTGATGTACAGATGGTGGATGAATACCGTACTTGGCTCCGAAACGGTCTGCTT AAAGAACAACGAAGAccattacaaaaaaaaatgacAGTTTTTGACAATGGAGTCAAATTCAATTTTGGCATCACAACTGTCAATGATAAGAACTGGGTTTACCTGTTATCGATGGATGGTCAGCTTTGGAATGACGAG AGAATTGATGTGGTCCACCACGCATATCGCAATGTTGAAACACAGACAAATGTGACAAATGAAGAGCAAGTATTGATTGAGTATGTTAAGGGCCACAAGCTTATTGCCAATGTCCCGTGGCATACCGTTGACAACGTGCTAATACCGATGAATATACAAGAAGAAAATCATTGGTTATTG CGTATGAGATACGGTGCACTCTTATGGGACTACGCTGAAGGCAAGGTTGCTGACAATGCAGAGAGTGATAATGAAGTTCCACCAAGACCGATTTGGCCAACAATCGATTACGACACTGTAGATGCAATTGATGTTTGA
- the LOC132640581 gene encoding peroxidase 3-like, with amino-acid sequence MATFSYLCPLIFMCIIVSSHAQLQQNFYAKSCPKAEKIILDYVQKHIPNAPSLAAALIRMHFHDCFVRGCDASVLLNFTSSTGNQTEKVGIPNLTLRGFSFIDDVKKIVEAECPEVVSCADIITLVARDSVVVTGGPFWNVPTGRRDGRISNASETLSDLPAPTSNFSTLQTDFARKGLDLKDLVLLSGAHTIGVSHCSSFSTRLYNFTGTFGTQDPSLDSEYAANLKARKCKSINDNTTIVEMDPRSFRTFDLSYYKLLLKRRGLFQSDAALTTSTTTKSYIDKLVEGSLKEFYAEFAKAMEKMGRIEVKTGSVGEIRKHCAVVNS; translated from the exons ATGGCTACATTTAGCTATTTGTGTCCTCTAATATTTATGTGTATCATAGTGTCTAGCCATGCTCAATTACAACAAAACTTCTATGCCAAGAGTTGTCCAAAAGCAGAGAAGATTATTTTAGACTATGTCCAGAAACACATTCCAAATGCTCCATCTCTTGCTGCTGCCTTAATAAGAATGCATTTCCATGATTGCTTTGTCAGG GGATGTGATGCATCTGTGCTCTTGAATTTCACTTCAAGTACAGGAAACCAAACTGAAAAAGTGGGAATCCCAAATCTAACACTGAGAGGTTTCTCATTCATTGATGATGTGAAGAAAATAGTTGAAGCTGAATGCCCTGAAGTAGTTTCTTGTGCTGATATTATTACGTTAGTTGCTCGAGACTCTGTTGTGGTCACA GGAGGTCCTTTTTGGAATGTACCAACTGGAAGAAGAGATGGTAGAATTTCTAATGCTTCAGAGACATTATCAGACCTCCCAGCTCCAACCAGTAACTTTTCCACTCTACAAACTGATTTTGCTAGGAAGGGTCTTGACCTCAAAGACTTGGTCCTATTATCTG GTGCTCACACCATTGGAGTCTCTCATTGCTCGTCATTCTCAACGCGTTTATACAATTTTACTGGGACTTTTGGTACTCAAGATCCATCTTTGGACAGCGAATACGCAGCTAACCTTAAGGCCAGAAAATGCAAATCAATCAACGACAACACAACAATAGTCGAAATGGATCCAAGGAGTTTCAGGACATTTGATCTTAGTTACTACAAGCTTTTACTCAAAAGGAGAGGACTCTTCCAATCTGATGCAGCCTTAACAACAAGTACAACAACAAAGTCATACATCGACAAACTTGTCGAGGGATCACTTAAAGAGTTTTATGCTGAATTTGCTAAGGCCATGGAGAAAATGGGAAGGATTGAAGTTAAAACAGGTTCTGTTGGTGAAATTAGGAAGCATTGTGCGGTTGTAAATAGTTAG